In Benincasa hispida cultivar B227 chromosome 8, ASM972705v1, whole genome shotgun sequence, the sequence AAACAAAACTTATATAATCTCCTTGACGATTGACCTAACTTGAAACACAATCCATTAGCTACCAAAATCAACATCTAGGTTGAAAGCTCATATTACTCAAGTCTCAAACCCAATTGATATGCATATTGCAGGAATTGCTTACACAAAACCCAATTGAAATAAATTCTCaataataaacaaattcaaACATAACCATATTCCGGATGCGAcaaatgtaaatgagatttttgTGCAGATGACCCTTTCACCGACACCTTAATGTTTCTTGACCCACTCCCACAAACGCATGTCAGAGCACACTAATAGGGTTTTAATTGACATCGTGATATGAATGACCCTTCTAGCCCGATGTTGGCGTATCTCTGACCCAATGAGTTAGATCAGTGTTATGTCCCTTTTTCTCAAACTTTTCCCACTCAATCTCACTTTAGGGATGTACCTAAAGCATCATAGGTACGTCCCTAACGCAGGGCTTAGTGGAAAAGACATGAGAGAGAAACAGGGACATTGTGCTACCTAACGGGTTAGGAATACACCAACATCGGGGTGGGAGGGTCATCCCTATCGCAATGTCACTTAAACCGCACTCAATGTTAGATTTCACTAAGCGCCCCTGAAAGGATCTCCGTACAAAAATTTCAAtgtaaatagaatataaacGTCGGTCAGACATTTCGTCGAACAGTTTATGTGCGTAAGCAAGGGAGGACACATACTCGACCATTCATGGCTTGAAGAGCTTTCTTCGCCTCAACCGGGGATTGAAATGTGACAAAACCAAACCCTTTGGGCCTCTGGGTTTTCGGATCACGAATTAGCCGAGCTGCAAAAATCGAATTTTTTCCATTGATGAGAAaggaaatagaaattaaaaccGATTAAGGAGGAGATATGTACCTTCAGAGACTGAACCAAAGGGTGAAAACAGACTCTCAAGGCGTTCGATTGTTGTGTATGATGACAGTCCTGAgcaaaaaaagagagaagaaaaatgatcATCAATGGAGAACTTGACGAGAAACCATTCTCATAAAATGTTTGTGTGCGTGAGAGAGAAAGCTACTGCTGATGAACAGCTGCGAGCCGACTCGGTTAGCCATTCCTTCCAAATCCGACGCGTGATTTTGCATCATTTAATCCATTAGATTAGATTTAAGAGAAAATACCATAATATTCAatgaaaattacatttatagttggagattttcaaaaatagaaaaataatacaatttaattattttagatttctatcctcatttatcaatgatagactttcgttagtgtctatcaatatttttttattatttctataaatagtttgacattttttctattggTGAAAATTTCTGTTTTTAGTTTAAGTTTTcaggttagtttttatttactCTATGGAGAATGTTACGattttatctttagattttgtttttaatttttatttgatcaataaacttgaaaatattatatttttattctacACTTTACCATCAAGTTTCATTAATGCTAACTTTGGTATTTGAAGTTCACTTTTATATAATTAGTTTAAAGTAATTacgaagtgaaattttaaaattaattttaatagtaacgaaaaattttatgaagactaattaattatatgaaaaatcAATGtttaaagtgtaaatcttaggGCAAAATGCACTTTTGATTATAAAACTTGAAGTTGATGTCTATTTGGTTACTGAAGTTTCAAAATGAATACTTTAAtcttaagttttgaaaaataattcttaATAGTCGTTGAATAATGAGTTAGCTAACTGATATGGCAAAAATTATTAACTTAATACATCGCTATTGAGATCTAGCAGTTTGGGATGTGGGGGTTAGTcgtgagagatttttttttttttttttgctatgcAAAGGATTTTTGGCATTGTGGgttgatttggtttttttatttagtttttgaagGTCGGTTAAGAGAAGTTGTTGCTAGAAAAGTTGTTTTCTTAGACCCtatttagtaatcattttattttttgtttttgttttttttaaaagtaagcTTATATGATCTATATtttgatttgtatctttcttaattacaatggttgaattcttaaccaaattcaaaaaacaaaaattactttttttagttctcaaaatttgccttgattttttaaactattggtgaaaagtagataataaagaaagaaattcaaGGTGGAAACAgtgtctataaacttaattttaaaaaacaaaatggttatcaaacggggcCTTAGATTTTCATTTAAGTAATATAACCTAATTTTGGGTTAAAGATAAAATACATCCccaaagtatatatatatgagaaaaatatataaatcaaaatcgAGGGAATTATATTTCCTAATGT encodes:
- the LOC120083494 gene encoding small RNA-binding protein 11, chloroplastic-like, translated to MMQNHASDLEGMANRVGSQLFISRLSSYTTIERLESLFSPFGSVSEARLIRDPKTQRPKGFGFVTFQSPVEAKKALQAMNGRIVDGRLIFVEFAKTRRHGVDAASR